One region of Bubalus kerabau isolate K-KA32 ecotype Philippines breed swamp buffalo chromosome 6, PCC_UOA_SB_1v2, whole genome shotgun sequence genomic DNA includes:
- the S1PR1 gene encoding sphingosine 1-phosphate receptor 1 — MGSTRIPLVKALHSPVSDYVNYDIIVRHYNYTGKLKISADKDNGIKLISVVFILICCFIILENIFVLLTIWKTKKFHRPMYYFIGNLALSDLLAGVAYTANLLLSGATTYKLTPAQWFLREGSMFVALSASVFSLLAIAIERYITMLKMKLHNGSNRFRSFLLISACWVISLILGGLPIMGWNCISTLPSCSTVLPLYHKHYILFCTTVFTLLLLSIVILYCRIYSLVRTRSRRLTFRKNISKASRSSEKSLALLKTVIIVLGVFIACWAPLFILLLLDVGCKVKTCDILFRTEYFLVLAVLNSGTNPIIYTLSNKEMRRAFVRIMSCCKCPSRDSASKFTRPIIAGMEFSRSKSDNSSHPQKDDGDNPETIMSSGNVNSSS, encoded by the coding sequence ATGGGGTCCACCCGTATCCCGCTGGTCAAGGCCCTCCACAGCCCTGTCTCGGACTATGTCAACTACGACATCATCGTCCGGCATTATAACTACACGGGAAAGCTGAAGATCAGCGCGGACAAGGACAATGGCATTAAACTGATCTCAGTGGTGTTCATTCTCATCTGCTGCTTTATCATCCTAGAGAACATCTTTGTTTTGCTGACCATCTGGAAAACCAAGAAGTTCCACCGACCCATGTACTATTTTATCGGCAATCTGGCCCTCTCAGACCTGTTGGCGGGAGTGGCCTACACAGCCAACCTGCTCTTGTCTGGGGCCACCACCTACAAGCTAACCCCCGCCCAGTGGTTTCTGCGGGAAGGGAGTATGTTTGTGGCCCTCTCGGCCTCCGTGTTCAGCCTGCTGGCCATCGCCATTGAGCGCTACATCAccatgctgaagatgaaactccacaATGGGAGCAACAGGTTCCGCTCCTTCCTGCTCATCAGTGCCTGCTGGGTCATCTCCCTCATCCTGGGGGGCCTGCCTATCATGGGCTGGAACTGCATCAGCACGCTGCCCAGCTGTTCTACCGTGCTGCCGCTCTACCACAAGCACTATATCCTCTTCTGCACCACGGTCTTCACTCTGCTCCTGCTCTCCATTGTCATCCTGTACTGCAGGATCTACTCCTTGGTCAGGACTCGCAGCCGCCGTCTGACCTTCCGCAAGAACATTTCCAAGGCCAGCCGCAGCTCTGAGAAGTCGCTGGCACTGCTCAAGACCGTGATTATTGTCCTGGGCGTCTTCATCGCCTGCTGGGCGCCACTCTTCATCCTGCTCCTGCTCGACGTGGGCTGCAAGGTGAAGACCTGTGACATCCTCTTCAGAACGGAGTACTTCCTGGTGTTGGCTGTGCTCAACTCCGGCACCAACCCCATCATTTACACTTTGTCCAACAAGGAGATGCGTCGGGCCTTCGTCCGGATCATGTCCTGCTGCAAGTGCCCCAGCAGAGACTCCGCAAGTAAATTCACACGACCCATCATCGCGGGCATGGAATTCAGCCGCAGTAAGTCAGAcaactcctcccacccccagaagGACGATGGGGACAACCCAGAGACCATTATGTCTTCTGGAAACGTCAACTCTTCTTCCTAA